In Chryseobacterium turcicum, a single window of DNA contains:
- a CDS encoding PA0069 family radical SAM protein, whose protein sequence is MQNENIIKGQGAQRNVINRFDRFTFEPEDEDFETIKTSFTEVFPKTIVNQVKSQDLPMEYSMNPYQGCEHGCSYCFARPTHEYWGFSAGIDFERKIMVKKNAPELLEKFFKKRGYKPEPILMSGNTDCYQPAERQFEITRQLLQICLDYRHPVNILTKNALVLRDLDILKPMAEQNLVSVSLSIPTMNEDLRRKMEPRTSSTNNKLKAIELLSENNIPVNVMVAPIIPGLNSDEPLSILKSISDAGAQSFGYTLVRLNDTVEPVFVKWIETQFPDRAQKVLNLIRSMRGGNLGDKSYFERQKGSGNIAEMIHNTFKIGRKKFFDGKEFPKLSTEGFTGTKEQQLRLF, encoded by the coding sequence GCCTGAAGATGAAGATTTCGAAACCATTAAAACTTCTTTTACCGAAGTTTTTCCAAAAACCATTGTCAATCAGGTGAAAAGCCAAGATTTACCGATGGAATATTCTATGAATCCTTACCAAGGTTGTGAGCATGGTTGTTCTTATTGTTTTGCACGACCAACACACGAATATTGGGGTTTCAGCGCCGGAATTGATTTCGAAAGAAAGATTATGGTGAAGAAAAATGCTCCCGAATTATTAGAAAAATTTTTCAAAAAAAGAGGCTACAAACCAGAACCCATTTTAATGTCGGGAAACACCGATTGTTATCAACCTGCCGAAAGACAATTTGAAATTACCAGACAATTATTGCAGATTTGTCTTGATTACAGACATCCTGTAAATATTCTTACAAAAAATGCGTTAGTGCTTCGAGACTTGGATATTTTAAAACCAATGGCTGAGCAAAATTTAGTTTCTGTGTCGCTGAGTATTCCGACAATGAATGAAGATTTGCGCAGAAAAATGGAGCCTCGAACTAGTTCGACAAACAATAAACTGAAAGCGATAGAATTACTTTCTGAAAATAATATCCCTGTTAATGTTATGGTTGCGCCAATTATTCCGGGGTTGAATAGCGATGAGCCTTTAAGTATTTTAAAATCTATTTCAGATGCTGGGGCTCAGAGTTTTGGCTATACTTTGGTCAGGCTTAATGATACGGTAGAGCCTGTTTTTGTAAAATGGATTGAAACTCAGTTTCCGGATAGAGCCCAGAAGGTTTTAAACTTAATCCGTTCTATGCGTGGTGGAAATCTAGGTGACAAAAGCTATTTTGAAAGACAGAAAGGCAGCGGAAATATTGCAGAGATGATTCACAATACGTTCAAAATCGGAAGAAAAAAGTTTTTTGATGGGAAAGAATTTCCTAAACTTTCTACAGAAGGATTTACAGGAACGAAAGAACAACAATTGAGATTGTTTTGA